GTTGATATTTAGTATTATGGTAACAGTAAggattattattaaattaaacttacAGGGTGAGTGACAGAAATCAGTGAGTCACACTGATGTATGATAATCACAGGAGAAAAGATATAAAAGGAAAAGTAAACCAGCAACAGACCAGAGAGCAGCACACTCATACTATTCTCTGGTGTGCTGGGTGACGGCAACTTCTTTCTACCTACTCTGTCATTCATGATTATGTTTCTAGTAAATGTGCAATAGTGATGTATAGAGAGAGTCTGCTTACCTCCATATTTAACTCCACATTTGTTCGACCTGCAGAGTTTTATCTTGGTGGGTTTTACAACATGCCTCATGTTCAGTATTACTATGTCTTCTTGTGCTTTGTGtacatcatcactgtccttggCAATGGTTTCCTCCTCTCTGTTATCTACCTGGTGAAGACTCTACATAGTCCTAAATATATTATAGTTTTCAACTTGGCTTTCACAGATCTATGTGGGAGCACTGCTCTCATCCCAAAACTCTTggacacatttttgtttaacagaAGATACATTGTTTATGAAGCCTGCTTAGCTTACatgtgctttgttttattattcgGAGGGATACAGTCATGGACGCTTGTCATAATGGCATATGACAGATTAATAGCAATTTGCTTCCCATTAAGGTATCACAGCATTGTAACTACAAAATCTGTTGTTGTAATCCTGCTGTTTTGTTGGATGTTTGTGGTTGGCATCGTGGCAATTGTGGCTGGTTTTATTAATCGCCTCTCGTTCTGTTCGTCTATAGAGATTAAAAGCTTCTTCTGTGATCATGGACCAATATATCAGCTGGCCTGTAATGATAAATCTTACAGTTACATAATGGCTATTGTTGGCCTTATTGTGATGATGTGCATTCCCCCCTTTCTGATAGTTAGCTCTTATGTTTGCATTGCCATCACTTTCTCCAGGACTATTTCAAGACAGGAAAGAATCAGAGCTTTAGAAACATGTACTTCTCACCTGATTCTTGTTgccatattttttcttccatttgtggGCACCAATATAGCTGTACTGACTTCCTACATTCATCCAAATGCAAGAATCATAAATTCAAGTTTGACATTGACAGTTCCCCCTCTGCTCAATCCTATTATCTACTCTTTGAAGACAGAAGAAGTGAGGAATGCCATAAAGAAACTTTGCAAAAGAGGTAAAATGAGGAAAATCAATGCAAAATGATTACTTTAAAAATCGGTTGTTTGTATCTAACCTTTCATAAATTGAAATTTTTCTCAGCGATTATAAACTTCTGCTGGTAACTGATTGTACGTTAGGACTGTGAATGTGTTGTCATGATTCTGTTTCCCAAACCTTTTggaatttgtcattttaaaaatagtgttaataaattaatacacaGATTTATGTGATTAAATTATGAGAGAAGTTATTTGGGTTTTGCATATGGTGATATGTTTTGTGCATGTTAATGAGGGAAAGTACGATTATGCACCCAGACAAAAGAAAGACACAATCTGGTTGCAGTGTAACTTATGCAAGCAATATTTAACATAACA
This window of the Gambusia affinis linkage group LG15, SWU_Gaff_1.0, whole genome shotgun sequence genome carries:
- the LOC122845317 gene encoding LOW QUALITY PROTEIN: olfactory receptor 146-like (The sequence of the model RefSeq protein was modified relative to this genomic sequence to represent the inferred CDS: substituted 2 bases at 2 genomic stop codons), with the protein product MYRESLLTSIFNSTFVRPAEFYLGGFYNMPHVQYYYVFLCFVYIITVLGNGFLLSVIYLVKTLHSPKYIIVFNLAFTDLCGSTALIPKLLDTFLFNRRYIVYEACLAYMCFVLLFGGIQSWTLVIMAYDRLIAICFPLRYHSIVTTKSVVVILLFCWMFVVGIVAIVAGFINRLSFCSSIEIKSFFCDHGPIYQLACNDKSYSYIMAIVGLIVMMCIPPFLIVSSYVCIAITFSRTISRQERIRALETCTSHLILVAIFFLPFVGTNIAVLTSYIHPNARIINSSLTLTVPPLLNPIIYSLKTEEVRNAIKKLCKRGKMRKINAKXLLXKSVVCI